The following proteins are co-located in the Pochonia chlamydosporia 170 chromosome 6, whole genome shotgun sequence genome:
- a CDS encoding deuterolysin metalloprotease (similar to Colletotrichum graminicola M1.001 XP_008099191.1): MKLPVSLAALTALAVAAPAAGADLTVDLKLVGNTEVKAVITNTGDKDIKLLKTGTILSQAPVEKVLVTSNNTRVGFNGALVRVIQQYLDDSAFQTVGAGKTVENVFDLAAMFDLSKGGLYTVQANDSISVANEQNRITGSIPYASNVLEIQVDGSKASESRTLAYADFKRAVTRCDGDRRNVVTNAMHRCRELSAAAQYEAAQGQASRMDEYFKRSDEKTRGTVSDVFRKVGEVCSSMTAGYARLYCYDVHKGCDGGAVALTYPGQSDMVLCDTFFKSIPPSNNQCHGGDQGTVLIHEATHLSQVKGTGDHGYGYDSVKKNSADVNIKHADAYTYFAKSFYESCSNSGDPNSYQVYVCKDTNKKGGCVGVRGKFGKCANLPLDFNNAVSSLGGSYTRECTAFKDNDCKGQNLKIAKGQQMNSLPAGMNDQISSVRC; the protein is encoded by the exons ATGAAGTTGCCTGTTTCGCTAGCTGCGTTGACAGctttggctgttgctgccccAGCTGCTGGGGCTGATCTGACGGTAGATTTGAAGCTCGTTGGCAACACTGAAGTCAAGGCCGTTATTACCAATACAGGCGACAAGGATATCAAGCTGCTCAAGACGGGCACTATCCTTAGTCAGGCACCTGTTGAAAAGGTCCTCGTCACTTCCAACA ATACCCGCgtcggcttcaatggcgccTTGGTCCGCGTCATTCAGCAATATCTAGATGATTCGGCGTTCCAAACTGTTGGCGCGGGCAAGACGGTCGAAAATGTCTTTGATCTAGCTGCCATGTTTGACCTGTCTAAAGGAGGACTGTACACCGTCCAGGCCAACGACTCCATCTCCGTTGCGAACGAACAGAACAGGATCACCGGGTCTATCCCATATGCTTCCAACGTTTTGGAAATTCAAGTCGACGGCTCCAAGGCGTCTGAATCCCGCACCCTAGCGTACGCCGACTTCAAGCGCGCCGTTACCCGTTGTGATGGCGATCGTCGAAACGTAGTCACAAACGCCATGCACCGGTGCCGCGAACTGTCCGCTGCGGCTCAATACGAAGCCGCTCAGGGGCAGGCATCTCGCATGGACGAGTACTTCAAGAGATCTGATGAGAAGACTCGCGGTACTGTGAGTGATGTGTTCCGCAAGGTCGGGGAGGTATGTTCGTCCATGACGGCAGGGTACGCACGCCTCTACTGCTACGACGTGCACAAGGGCTGCGACGGCGGTGCTGTTGCCCTTACGTATCCTGGACAGAGTGACATGGTTCTCTGCGATACCTTCTTCAAGTCGATTCCCCCTTCGAACAACCAATGCCACGGGGGTGATCAGGGCACAGTGCTCATCCACGAGGCAACTCATCTTTCTCAGGTCAAAGGAACAGGTGACCACGGCTACGGCTACGATTCCGTGAAGAAGAACTCAGCAGATGTGAACATCAAACATGCTGATGCGTACACGTACTTTGCCAAGTCGTTTTACGAGTCTTGCTCAAACAGCGGTGATCCCAATAGCTACCAGGTGTACGTTTGCAAGGACACCAATAAGAAGGGTGGATGTGTCGGTGTTCGCGGAAAAT TCGGCAAATGCG CGAACCTCCCGCTTGACTTTAACAATGCGGTTTCTTCCCTAGGTGGAAGTTATACTCGCGAATGTACTGCTTTCAA GGACAATGACTGCAAGGGCCA GAACCTAAAAATCGCAAAGGGACAGCAGATGAACAGTTTGCCCGCCGGCATGAACGATCAAATTTCGTCGGTACGTTGCTAA
- a CDS encoding protein kinase-like protein (similar to Metarhizium robertsii ARSEF 23 XP_007823084.2), with translation MDQDQQIERPQTPPYQPNAGVTMSRDEMETIVKSGFPQSKLISVSAVPTSDSFNNRIYFLGLLHTDDTKQDVALKINGRFFGASKVQNEVACLQQLEKHCPQIPSPRVLAWSDDGQMVSFTTAHKTGQVNIGASHQLHGHSHGGWILTTKVPGTTVSVSDLNDESCRVLGRQLADIVSDWRHNIPSQPRCGNIKLPPQDESEEMEGKDTKDSLIIQGIVMDNFEPPEPVQTVNTYQKLRLGEKMRELATTDTYAPNRHLLPILQNFIDNDLPKMKLALPPAAYQSGRTFVFTHYDLAPRNVLVSGQPPTITGIVDFEFAGFFHPMEEFLNDCIDNRADWPVTLYTAYQERLEEKGIATPIGSMDQEIWNRNYWLEMVVNYVAPWWLPGRHKAEGLADQLKKAETVVLNGLANASRERGELAPVPAYGDLTRD, from the coding sequence ATggaccaagaccaacagATTGAACGGCCGCAAACGCCCCCATATCAACCCAATGCCGGCGTTACCATGTCGCGCGATGAAATGGAAACTATTGTAAAGTCTGGTTTCCCACAATCAAAACTAATCAGTGTCTCTGCCGTTCCTACATCCGACTCGTTCAACAACCGCATCTATTTTCTTGGTCTCCTACACACGGACGATACCAAACAAGACGTCGCCTTGAAGATCAATGGCAGATTTTTCGGAGCCAGCAAAGTTCAAAACGAAGTAGCATGTCTGCAGCAATTGGAAAAACATTGTCCGCAAATACCGTCTCCCCGTGTTCTCGCCTGGTCAGACGATGGCCAGATGGTCTCTTTTACAACTGCTCACAAGACGGGCCAAGTAAATATTGGAGCATCACATCAACTACATGGACATAGTCATGGTGGCTGGATCTTAACGACCAAAGTACCAGGCACCACGGTGTCAGTATCCGACTTGAATGATGAGTCGTGTCGAGTCTTGGGCAGACAACTGGCAGATATCGTTTCAGACTGGCGACATAATATTCCCTCTCAGCCACGATGCGGTAATATTAAACTACCCCCGCAAGATGAGAGCGAAGAAATGGAAGGGAAAGACACAAAAGACAGCCTTATCATACAAGGCATCGTCATGGACAACTTTGAGCCGCCAGAACCTGTGCAAACAGTCAACACATATCAGAAGCTCCGTTTAGGCGAGAAGATGAGAGAACTCGCAACAACCGACACATACGCACCAAATAGGCACTTGCTCCCGATTCTTCAAAATTTCATCGACAACGATCTcccaaagatgaagcttgcgCTGCCACCTGCAGCCTACCAGTCCGGCCGTACTTTTGTCTTCACTCATTATGACCTCGCCCCCCGCAATGTCCTTGTATCTGGGCAGCCGCCAACAATTACAGGAATTGTAGACTTCGAGTTTGCAGGCTTCTTCCACCCGATGGAGGAGTTTTTGAACGATTGCATTGACAACAGAGCGGATTGGCCGGTTACACTATACACAGCATACCAAGAGCGACTGGAAGAGAAGGGAATCGCAACGCCCATCGGCTCCATGGACCAGGAAATCTGGAATAGGAACTACTGGCTTGAAATGGTGGTGAATTACGTAGCTCCTTGGTGGCTTCCGGGTAGACACAAGGCAGAGGGTCTGGCGGATCAGTTGAAAAAGGCTGAGACTGTAGTTTTGAACGGCTTGGCAAATGCCTCGCGAGAACGGGGCGAACTGGCGCCTGTGCCGGCTTACGGAGACTTAACAAGGGACTGA